CGCTGGCTACGAGCCACGGTGGCATCGTATATAGCCCGGACTTCGCTGGCATGCATATTCCGTAACAACTCTTGCACTTGCTCGCGTTCGGAGACTTGTGCGGATACTTGATGATGTTGTGTGGGTGGCCGGCCTGTTGGTATTGTCGTAGATGAGGAATGGTGAGTGGCGTTGTTGGAGGGGTGGTTTCTCTGATTGTGAGTTGATGACTGGGCGGATGAAACTTGTGAATAATTTGCAGGAGAGCTCGTGGTTGTGGGCCGTGGTCGTCCCCGTGAAGAATGGCCGTTAGACCTGGCCCTGTGGTGAGAGGATATTGCTGATGGAGCAGGGCCAAGGGGGTTTGTACGGTGAATTCGCCTCTGATGAGAATTATGAGCCGGGGCACCGGAATGAGGAAATGACTGCAAATTACGGGCTTGTCGAGGTACCGCTTCCGGGGTGGCAGAATGGGCTCCTGCATTCATCATAACTTGTCCATGCGGAAAAGGATGTTGAGGGGGATGCTGTTGTATTTCTTCTGAAGCTTCTGGATATCTCACTGGTAGTGCAAACACTGGGTCCTGAATAGGGGGTGGAGAGTGTGTAGTTGTATTGGGATGGTAAGAATGGCGTGGCGCCGAATCGACCGCCGCTGGGAGGCCAATTGGAGGCTGTGTGAAATTAGACCACTCGTGCGTAAAGTTTTCAAAGGTTCCCGAATGGATAGGCATTGTAGGAAATGCCTCAAGCGTGGTGTTCGTATTCGTATTCATGTTCGCAAAACTTGAACTGTCCATTGGAGGGATGGTAGAATATACCTGGTCAGAGGACCTATCGTTCACATTCGGATGAGTGCTAGGTGATGTGAGAGGATCGACATATGAATGTGTAGATAAACCCGTATCATGAGCAAGGTTGACACTAGTGGAAGCATTGGGCGACTGAGAAATGCCCATAAATTGCCCATTCGGCCCAGAAGAGACAAAATGGAAGAGGGAGGCCGGATCGAATGGAATCGCTAGGTCAACGTAATCAGACGGTATATGTGCGCTGGAGTCCGCAGGATTCTGGAATTCGGGCCCCTGCATATATGGTTGCGAGAAACCAGTATCCATATCGACAAGCCCTCAGGTATAGTCGAGTGCAACTGTTGACTGACGCCAGTATTGATGCGAGTACTGAGAcggatggtggtggaaggaggtaaaaagaaaagggagCTGCGCACAGCGGATATTGGGCGcttgagggagaggaaaTGTAGAGGAATGGCTGATTGCGAGCGGGGTCAGCAAGATATATTATCCTGATAGACTTGATTGGAGGTCAGTAAATTTGCATAGGAACGAAGAAACGACCATCAGTACAAAGAAGTCAAACATAGAGCTTGAAGATGCATATGTGAATATTGATAAGGTGATTTCGAGACTGAACAAACCTTAGCATGCCCAAAGAAACCCACTATCTGCACCAATATGCTCTAGAGCCGCTGTGATGAAAGGAAATCCCTTTAAAGGTATCAAGTGACGTTTCGATGTGCAAGTAATGTAGGGCCAAACTCAGCGGAAGGGAGTGGATGGCATGCTTTTGAACGCAGGGAGGACTTGAACATCTCTCGGAACTCAATATCGGCAAGTCATTTGATGGGCGAGCAGATATCCTGGTACACTTCGTCTCGTTCTCTGGGGAGTAGTGCTAGCAGGGAACCTGGGCTGACGACAAGGCTGATAAGATACGTCGAGAGACGGGACACTGTAGAGCTGGTAGTTTCGGGTCTACTACAGTG
This is a stretch of genomic DNA from Aspergillus puulaauensis MK2 DNA, chromosome 8, nearly complete sequence. It encodes these proteins:
- a CDS encoding C3HC4 finger protein (COG:O;~EggNog:ENOG410PY8Y;~InterPro:IPR001841,IPR013083;~PFAM:PF00097,PF13920), yielding MDTGFSQPYMQGPEFQNPADSSAHIPSDYVDLAIPFDPASLFHFVSSGPNGQFMGISQSPNASTSVNLAHDTGLSTHSYVDPLTSPSTHPNVNDRSSDQVYSTIPPMDSSSFANMNTNTNTTLEAFPTMPIHSGTFENFTHEWSNFTQPPIGLPAAVDSAPRHSYHPNTTTHSPPPIQDPVFALPVRYPEASEEIQQHPPQHPFPHGQVMMNAGAHSATPEAVPRQARNLQSFPHSGAPAHNSHQRRIHRTNPLGPAPSAISSHHRARSNGHSSRGRPRPTTTSSPANYSQVSSAQSSTHNQRNHPSNNATHHSSSTTIPTGRPPTQHHQVSAQVSEREQVQELLRNMHASEVRAIYDATVARSQRIDPSYFISAVSKKILDSPRECRPEPKETGELTINMECKVCMTQLVDTVLLPCGHAILCQWCADKLIPSSNGYPKGKAACPMCRDPIKQKVRIFTG